One window from the genome of Schistocerca piceifrons isolate TAMUIC-IGC-003096 chromosome 8, iqSchPice1.1, whole genome shotgun sequence encodes:
- the LOC124711190 gene encoding innexin inx2-like, with protein MFDVFGSVKGLLKLDSICIDNNLFRLHYKATVIILIAFSLLVTSRQYIGDPIDCIVDEIPLHVMDTYCWIYSTFTIPNRLNGKVGKEVAHPGVSSHVSGQDEVKYHKYYQWVCFVLFFQAILFYIPRYLWKTWEGGRLKMLAFELHSPVVSEQHKNEQKKLLVEYFSTTLHTHNFYAYRYFLCEALNFLNVLGQIYFMDFFLDGEFTTYGADVVKFTEMEPEHRTDAMSRVFPKVTKCTFHKYGPSGSVQTFDGLCVLPLNIVNEKIYVFLWFWFIILSVLSGIGVAYRFAVMFGSRMRMYLLRARSRLALQSQIEIIAKNCEIGDWLLLYQLGKNIEPLCYKEFIAELAGKLSTMKQPA; from the coding sequence ATGTTTGATGTATTCGGCTCCGTGAAAGGGCTTCTAAAGCTCGATTCTATTTGTATTGACAATAACCTTTTCCGCTTGCATTATAAAGCCACGGTTATCATTCTAATTGCATTTTCTTTGCTGGTAACTTCACGCCAATATATTGGCGACCCGATAGACTGTATTGTAGATGAAATTCCACTTCATGTAATGGACACCTATTGCTGGATTTATTCAACATTTACCATTCCTAATCGTTTGAATGGAAAGGTAGGCAAGGAAGTAGCACACCCAGGAGTGAGCTCACACGTGAGTGGCCAAGATGAAGTGAAATATCATAAATACTACCAGTGGGTGTGCTTTGTGCTGTTCTTTCAAGCAATTTTGTTCTATATCCCAAGATACTTGTGGAAGACGTGGGAAGGTGGGCGTCTGAAGATGCTTGCCTTCGAACTGCATAGTCCAGTTGTATCTGAGCAGCATAAAAACGAACAAAAGAAGCTGTTGGTGGAATATTTTTCTACCACTTTGCATACCCACAATTTCTATGCCTACCGGTATTTTCTGTGTGAAgccttgaactttctcaatgttctTGGGCAGATTTATTTTATGGACTTTTTTCTGGATGGCGAATTTACAACATATGGTGCAGATGTTGTCAAGTTCACAGAGATGGAGCCTGAACATAGGACAGATGCAATGAGTAGAGTATTTCCTAAGGTAACCAAATGTACGTTCCACAAGTATGGTCCTTCTGGATCTGTCCAGACCTTTGATGGGCTCTGTGTCTTGCCTTTAAATATTGTCAATGAGAAAATATATGTGTTTTTGTGGTTCTGGTTTATAATATTGTCTGTTCTGTCTGGCATTGGTGTTGCTTATAGATTTGCTGTTATGTTTGGCTCTCGTATGCGTATGTATCTTCTTCGTGCCCGTTCTCGCCTTGCCCTGCAAAGCCAAATAGAAATAATAGCTAAGAATTGTGAAATTGGTGACTGGCTGCTTTTATACCAACTTGGGAAAAATATAGAACCTCTTTGTTATAAAGAATTCATTGCGGAACTTGCTGGAAAGTTGAGCACCATGAAGCAACCTGCTTGA